One Desulfomicrobium apsheronum genomic region harbors:
- a CDS encoding energy transducer TonB, translated as MLCALLVHALALTAFGIWLGPGGAGSNGPMLMALELSGGGAGGGISSGGQAGTDESYLLPLQGDPATKPSSARTQGHPPTSPASEAQNPVPEASPAPVLPAATKAPAQAPISQARVEPNPPKQIPTKQPPVRQPVPEPKIQTPERTPGAGLVTADSPTDPVLNSPSDRTEHPEAKKVQAGTPKLQAGAASPPQSTGQENRPGAAGAGTGAGARGSGGNSQDGRDGAGDSLVKFGTPGGPGIVRMARPRYPHEARRLGKEGIVVLRLALDEAGAVRDVEVLRGVGFGMEEASREAVMLSRFRPATLKGRPVACQVILPIHFKLR; from the coding sequence GTGCTCTGCGCGCTGCTGGTTCATGCCCTGGCCCTGACCGCGTTTGGGATATGGCTCGGCCCCGGCGGCGCAGGTTCGAACGGCCCCATGCTCATGGCCCTGGAGCTTTCCGGCGGCGGCGCGGGCGGCGGCATCTCTTCCGGGGGACAAGCCGGGACCGACGAGTCTTACCTGCTGCCCTTGCAGGGCGATCCGGCCACGAAGCCATCCTCCGCCCGGACCCAAGGACACCCCCCCACGTCCCCGGCTTCCGAAGCGCAAAATCCGGTCCCGGAGGCATCTCCCGCCCCTGTTCTGCCCGCTGCCACAAAGGCGCCCGCGCAGGCACCTATCAGTCAGGCGCGGGTTGAGCCCAATCCCCCCAAACAGATCCCGACCAAGCAGCCCCCTGTCCGGCAGCCTGTCCCCGAACCGAAAATCCAAACTCCAGAAAGGACGCCAGGCGCGGGCCTTGTCACTGCGGATTCGCCCACGGACCCGGTCCTGAATTCGCCCAGCGACCGCACTGAGCACCCTGAAGCCAAAAAGGTTCAGGCCGGAACCCCCAAGCTTCAAGCCGGGGCCGCGAGCCCCCCGCAAAGCACGGGCCAGGAGAACCGGCCGGGCGCAGCCGGGGCCGGAACCGGCGCGGGCGCACGAGGTTCAGGAGGCAACAGTCAGGACGGGAGAGACGGCGCCGGGGACAGTCTGGTAAAATTCGGAACCCCCGGCGGACCGGGCATTGTCCGCATGGCTCGGCCCAGATATCCGCACGAAGCCAGGCGTCTGGGCAAGGAAGGGATCGTGGTCCTGAGGCTTGCCCTGGATGAAGCCGGGGCCGTGCGCGACGTGGAAGTTCTGCGGGGCGTGGGTTTCGGCATGGAGGAGGCCTCCCGGGAAGCGGTCATGCTTTCGCGTTTCCGCCCCGCGACCCTCAAGGGACGCCCCGTGGCCTGTCAGGTCATTTTGCCCATACATTTCAAGTTGCGCTAG
- a CDS encoding fumarate reductase iron-sulfur subunit → MGRTLKFEIFRYNPEESASQPRMQTFTLDETENMTLFIALNRLREEQDPGLIFDFCCRAGICGSCGMVVNGRPRLACQTKTKDLPETITLLPLPVFKLIGDLSVDTGVWFREMYQATESWIHTTKEFDHTKEEERMDNAVAEQIYELERCVECGCCIAACGTARMRDDFLGAAALNRVARFVVDPRDQRTDKEYFEIIGNDYGIFGCMGLLACEDICPKNLPLQNQLGFLRRKMGITAIKKFLGK, encoded by the coding sequence ATGGGCAGAACACTGAAATTCGAGATCTTCCGCTACAATCCCGAGGAGTCGGCCTCTCAGCCGCGCATGCAGACCTTCACGCTGGACGAAACCGAGAACATGACCCTCTTCATCGCGCTCAACCGCCTGCGCGAGGAGCAGGACCCCGGCCTCATCTTCGACTTCTGCTGCCGCGCCGGCATCTGCGGTTCCTGCGGCATGGTCGTCAACGGCCGCCCGCGCCTGGCCTGCCAGACCAAGACCAAGGATCTGCCGGAAACCATCACCCTGTTGCCGCTGCCGGTCTTCAAGCTCATCGGCGACCTGTCCGTCGACACGGGCGTGTGGTTCCGCGAGATGTACCAGGCAACGGAATCCTGGATCCATACCACCAAGGAATTCGATCATACAAAGGAAGAGGAGCGCATGGACAATGCCGTGGCCGAGCAGATCTACGAGCTCGAACGCTGCGTGGAATGCGGCTGCTGCATCGCGGCCTGCGGCACGGCCCGCATGCGTGACGACTTCCTGGGCGCGGCGGCCCTGAATCGCGTGGCCCGCTTTGTCGTCGATCCGCGCGATCAGCGCACGGACAAGGAGTATTTTGAAATTATCGGCAACGATTACGGTATCTTCGGCTGCATGGGCCTGCTGGCCTGCGAGGACATCTGCCCCAAGAACCTGCCGCTGCAGAACCAGCTTGGCTTCCTGCGGCGCAAGATGGGCATCACCGCCATCAAAAAGTTTCTCGGGAAATAA
- a CDS encoding type VI secretion system Vgr family protein, with protein MRHPTADSSWFTFETPAALGFRVYAFSGVEEMHRPYEFEIELVHDLDNLDFTALLGRTACLSIRDKSGGVRHVHGVIHRFMQLHTANQRTHYRCLLVPRLHFLNQVTDHRIFQNMNVTQIIEKILKEQNFTGDSYAFKCFFDYAPREYCVQYGETHLHFISRLCEEEGLYFYFDHFKDRHVLCFSDMPDGPRIEGESLIRFHPGAGTETDTATVRTIEMGQDIRSDSYTFREWNFEKTRLDLQVKLSETDPVKAPVPVGMNLEQYRYPHLYQLQKDGKRYVDLELLRNFSMNAWVDVSTDVSRMTPGYVFELFGHRREDYNAKWWVVRVEHRGEQPQVLEHEAPDRGMMYGAHVRAIPNTARFIPASNHPRTPIYGVQTAIVTGPDGEEIFPDQYGRVKVQFHWDREGRYDENTTCWIRASQGWAGGQFGTMAIPRIGQEVLVTFLEGDPDRPVITGRVYNSRNPVPYPLPANKTRTVFKSMSTPGPEGEPRGFNELRIEDKKGQEEIYAHAEKDVNVYVKNDWKEHILHDQHRTIDNYSYSIVKGEDHQTAHKDRKVELLSDDHLTVKGSRHRKITEKWLVRTGAETHLKSDIKTVLEAGTELTIMAGGSFIKLDPSGVTINGTKVKINSGGSPGSGSGARPLLPGDAHLPEIEDAWRPDGDELLALKDSSFGSRRIGMPFCATCAPLTEEK; from the coding sequence ATGCGGCATCCGACAGCAGACAGCTCCTGGTTCACCTTCGAGACACCCGCCGCTCTAGGCTTCAGGGTCTACGCCTTCTCCGGCGTCGAGGAAATGCATCGTCCCTACGAGTTCGAGATCGAGCTCGTCCACGACCTCGACAACCTCGATTTCACCGCGCTGCTGGGCCGGACCGCCTGCCTGTCCATCCGGGACAAGAGCGGCGGCGTGCGGCATGTGCACGGCGTCATCCACCGCTTCATGCAGCTGCACACCGCCAACCAGCGCACCCACTACCGCTGCCTGCTCGTTCCCAGGCTCCATTTCCTGAATCAGGTCACGGACCACCGCATCTTCCAGAACATGAACGTGACCCAGATCATCGAAAAAATTCTCAAGGAACAGAACTTCACGGGGGACTCCTACGCCTTCAAATGCTTCTTCGACTACGCGCCCCGCGAGTACTGCGTGCAGTACGGCGAAACGCACCTGCATTTCATCTCCCGCCTGTGCGAGGAGGAAGGCCTCTACTTCTATTTCGACCACTTCAAGGACCGACACGTGCTCTGCTTTTCGGACATGCCCGACGGCCCCCGGATCGAAGGGGAAAGCCTGATACGTTTCCACCCCGGCGCCGGAACCGAGACCGACACGGCCACTGTGCGCACCATCGAGATGGGGCAAGACATCCGCAGCGACTCGTACACCTTCAGGGAATGGAACTTCGAGAAGACGCGCCTGGACCTGCAGGTCAAGCTGTCCGAGACCGATCCCGTCAAGGCTCCGGTCCCTGTGGGCATGAACCTTGAGCAGTACCGCTACCCGCATCTGTATCAGCTGCAGAAGGACGGAAAGCGCTATGTGGATCTCGAACTCCTGCGCAACTTCAGCATGAACGCCTGGGTAGATGTCTCGACGGATGTCTCACGGATGACGCCGGGATACGTGTTCGAACTCTTCGGCCATCGCCGCGAGGACTACAATGCGAAATGGTGGGTGGTCCGCGTGGAGCATCGGGGCGAGCAGCCCCAGGTCCTGGAGCACGAGGCGCCGGATCGGGGCATGATGTACGGGGCGCACGTACGAGCCATTCCCAACACGGCCCGGTTCATCCCGGCCTCGAACCATCCCAGAACCCCAATCTACGGAGTGCAGACGGCCATTGTAACCGGTCCGGACGGCGAGGAGATCTTCCCGGACCAGTACGGCCGCGTGAAGGTGCAGTTCCACTGGGACAGGGAAGGGCGTTACGACGAGAACACCACCTGCTGGATTCGCGCCTCCCAGGGCTGGGCCGGAGGACAGTTCGGCACCATGGCCATCCCCCGCATCGGCCAGGAAGTGCTGGTCACCTTCCTGGAGGGAGACCCGGACCGGCCCGTCATTACAGGCCGGGTCTACAACTCCCGCAACCCGGTTCCGTACCCCCTGCCCGCGAACAAGACGCGCACAGTCTTCAAGTCCATGTCCACGCCGGGGCCGGAGGGCGAACCGCGCGGATTCAACGAACTGCGTATCGAGGACAAAAAGGGCCAGGAGGAGATCTACGCCCACGCCGAGAAGGACGTGAACGTCTACGTCAAGAATGACTGGAAAGAGCACATCCTGCACGACCAGCACCGCACCATCGACAATTACTCTTACTCCATCGTCAAAGGCGAGGATCACCAGACCGCGCACAAGGACCGCAAGGTCGAACTGCTGTCGGACGACCACCTGACGGTCAAAGGCAGCAGGCATCGCAAGATCACCGAGAAATGGCTGGTCCGGACCGGGGCCGAGACGCACCTCAAATCCGACATCAAGACGGTCCTTGAGGCCGGCACGGAGTTGACCATCATGGCCGGCGGCAGCTTCATCAAGCTCGATCCGTCAGGTGTGACTATCAACGGCACAAAGGTCAAAATCAACTCAGGAGGGAGCCCAGGGTCGGGTTCGGGGGCGAGGCCGCTCCTGCCCGGGGATGCGCATCTCCCTGAAATTGAGGATGCTTGGCGTCCTGATGGCGATGAACTTCTGGCCCTGAAGGACTCATCGTTCGGGTCCAGGCGGATCGGCATGCCTTTCTGCGCCACTTGCGCACCACTCACGGAGGAGAAATGA
- a CDS encoding malic enzyme-like NAD(P)-binding protein, with protein MALFTPQEALDYHSEVRPGKIEVVPAKPYSTQKHLTMAYSPGVAESCLAIAKDPDLTYKYTGRGNLVAVVSNGTAVLGLGNIGAYAGKPVMEGKGLLFKIFADVDVYDINLDVTDPDKLCEIVKAMEPTFGGINLEDIKAPECFYIEDKLKKEMGIPVFHDDQHGTAIISAAGLINALEITGKKIEDLRMVVSGAGSAAISCTRLYVALGMKLENIAMFDSRGHLHTGRTDLNAQKLEFATAKAYASLAEAMVGADLFLGLSKAGVVSQDMVRSMAKDPIIFACANPVPEISYTEAKEARPDAIMATGRSDFPNQINNVLGFPFIFRGALDVMASNINEEMKLAAAKALAELAKQPVPDYVVEAYGVDKLEFGIDYIIPKPVDLRLIEFESAAVAQAAMDTGVARKPIADMDAYRASLRERITKSRERLDAFVKTYPQIF; from the coding sequence ATGGCTCTGTTCACACCCCAGGAAGCCCTGGATTATCATTCCGAAGTGCGTCCCGGCAAAATCGAGGTTGTGCCGGCCAAGCCCTATTCCACCCAGAAGCATCTGACCATGGCCTACAGCCCGGGCGTGGCCGAGTCCTGTCTGGCCATCGCCAAGGATCCGGACCTGACCTACAAGTACACCGGCCGCGGCAACCTGGTGGCCGTCGTCTCCAACGGCACCGCCGTCCTGGGCCTGGGCAACATCGGCGCCTACGCCGGCAAGCCCGTCATGGAAGGCAAGGGCCTTCTGTTCAAGATTTTCGCCGACGTTGACGTTTACGACATCAACCTCGACGTGACCGACCCCGACAAGCTCTGCGAGATCGTCAAGGCCATGGAACCCACCTTCGGCGGCATCAACCTCGAAGACATCAAGGCCCCGGAATGTTTCTACATCGAGGACAAGCTCAAAAAGGAAATGGGCATCCCGGTCTTCCATGACGATCAGCACGGCACGGCCATCATCTCGGCTGCGGGCCTGATCAATGCCCTGGAAATCACTGGCAAGAAGATCGAGGATCTGCGCATGGTCGTGTCCGGTGCTGGCTCGGCGGCCATTTCCTGCACCCGGCTCTACGTGGCGCTCGGAATGAAGCTCGAAAACATCGCCATGTTCGACTCGCGCGGACATCTGCACACCGGCCGCACGGACCTCAACGCCCAGAAGCTCGAATTCGCCACCGCCAAGGCCTACGCATCCCTGGCCGAGGCCATGGTCGGCGCGGACCTGTTCCTTGGTCTCTCCAAGGCGGGAGTGGTCAGTCAGGACATGGTCAGAAGCATGGCCAAGGATCCCATCATCTTCGCCTGCGCCAACCCCGTGCCCGAGATATCCTACACCGAGGCCAAGGAAGCCCGCCCCGACGCCATCATGGCCACAGGCCGTTCGGACTTCCCGAACCAGATCAACAATGTTCTGGGTTTTCCCTTCATCTTCCGTGGGGCGCTCGATGTCATGGCCTCGAACATCAACGAGGAAATGAAGCTCGCCGCCGCCAAGGCCCTGGCCGAACTGGCCAAGCAGCCGGTGCCGGACTACGTGGTTGAGGCCTACGGTGTGGACAAGCTGGAATTCGGCATCGACTACATCATCCCCAAACCCGTGGACCTGCGTCTCATCGAATTCGAATCCGCCGCCGTGGCCCAGGCCGCCATGGACACGGGCGTGGCCAGAAAGCCCATCGCGGACATGGACGCCTACCGCGCGAGCCTTCGCGAACGCATCACCAAGTCCCGTGAACGTTTGGACGCCTTTGTGAAGACCTACCCGCAGATTTTCTAG
- a CDS encoding fumarate reductase flavoprotein subunit: MYTHTSDLLVIGAGLAGERVAVESALAGFDVVCLSIVPARRSHSSAAQGGMQAAIGNCAMGEGDNPDVHFMDTVKGSDWGCDQEVARMFADTAPIEMRRLAHWGVPWNRVVPGKSTYFKGGEKFEKFEKPEKEGLITARSFGGTAKWRTCYTSDGTGHAVMCTMDNKCAELGISVLDRKEAISLIHDGEKCMGAVVRCLRTGKLEVYLAKATAICTGGYGRLYTATTNAVICDGAGNAIAQETGVVPIGNPEAIQFHPTGIVPTDILVTEGCRGDGGTLLDVNEERFMHIYEPEKAELASRDVVARRMTEHMRAGHGVKSAYGEHLWLDIRHLGDKHISTKLREVDEICKNFLGVDARTQLIPVRPTQHYTMSGIRTDKTGAAYGLKGLYSAGESACWDMHGFNRLGGNSLAETVVAGGIIGKCIVEYLQGTETTYSTAVVNAEVRRQQRRIDDLIAGRLGKENVYKVRAEMQEALMTGCFVFRNEKDLLTCIETLQGIYERSGRIGLVSNGLGANHEVAAALKLRGQVRLALGIAAGAVARKESRGSHNREDFPARDDKNWLNRTLAYWPENADMPMLKYEDATPHFEIPPGDRGYGGGTIIQADPETIAAKTIKR; encoded by the coding sequence ATGTATACCCATACTTCTGATCTGCTGGTCATCGGCGCCGGTCTGGCCGGCGAGCGCGTGGCCGTGGAATCGGCCCTGGCCGGATTCGACGTTGTCTGCCTGTCCATAGTTCCGGCCAGGCGTTCCCACTCTTCCGCCGCCCAGGGCGGCATGCAGGCCGCCATCGGCAACTGCGCCATGGGCGAAGGGGATAACCCGGATGTGCACTTCATGGACACGGTCAAGGGCTCGGACTGGGGCTGCGACCAGGAAGTGGCCCGCATGTTCGCCGACACCGCGCCCATCGAGATGCGCCGCCTGGCCCACTGGGGCGTGCCATGGAACCGCGTGGTGCCGGGCAAGTCCACCTATTTCAAGGGCGGCGAAAAATTCGAAAAGTTCGAAAAGCCCGAGAAGGAAGGCCTGATCACGGCCCGCTCCTTCGGCGGCACGGCCAAATGGCGCACCTGCTACACCTCCGACGGCACGGGTCACGCGGTCATGTGCACCATGGACAACAAGTGCGCCGAGCTCGGCATCAGCGTCCTTGACCGCAAGGAAGCCATCTCCCTCATCCATGACGGCGAAAAATGCATGGGCGCGGTAGTGCGCTGCCTGCGCACCGGCAAGCTCGAAGTCTATCTGGCGAAGGCCACGGCCATCTGTACCGGCGGCTACGGCCGGCTCTACACTGCCACGACCAACGCGGTCATCTGCGACGGCGCGGGCAACGCCATAGCCCAGGAAACGGGCGTGGTGCCCATCGGCAACCCCGAGGCCATCCAGTTCCACCCCACGGGCATCGTGCCCACGGACATCCTCGTGACCGAAGGCTGCCGCGGCGACGGCGGGACGCTCCTCGATGTGAACGAAGAGCGCTTCATGCACATCTACGAGCCCGAAAAAGCCGAACTGGCCTCCCGCGACGTGGTCGCCCGGCGCATGACCGAGCACATGCGCGCAGGCCACGGCGTGAAGTCCGCCTATGGCGAGCACCTCTGGCTCGACATCCGCCACCTGGGCGACAAGCACATCTCCACCAAGCTTCGCGAAGTGGACGAGATCTGCAAAAACTTCCTCGGCGTGGACGCCCGCACCCAACTCATTCCGGTGCGCCCGACCCAGCACTACACCATGTCCGGCATCCGCACGGACAAGACCGGCGCTGCCTATGGCCTTAAGGGCCTCTACTCCGCCGGTGAGTCGGCCTGCTGGGACATGCACGGCTTCAACCGCCTGGGCGGCAACTCCCTGGCCGAGACCGTGGTCGCCGGAGGCATCATCGGCAAATGCATCGTCGAATACCTGCAAGGGACCGAAACCACCTATTCCACCGCAGTCGTGAACGCCGAAGTGCGCCGCCAGCAGCGCCGCATCGACGATCTCATCGCCGGCCGCCTGGGCAAGGAGAACGTCTACAAGGTGCGCGCCGAGATGCAGGAAGCGCTGATGACCGGCTGCTTCGTGTTCCGCAATGAAAAGGATCTGCTGACCTGCATCGAAACATTGCAGGGCATCTATGAACGCTCGGGCAGGATCGGCCTGGTCTCAAACGGCCTTGGCGCCAACCACGAAGTGGCCGCAGCCCTCAAGCTGCGCGGCCAGGTGCGTCTGGCCCTGGGCATCGCCGCCGGAGCCGTGGCCCGCAAGGAGAGCCGGGGCAGCCACAATCGCGAGGATTTCCCGGCGCGCGACGACAAGAACTGGCTGAACCGCACCCTGGCCTACTGGCCCGAGAACGCGGACATGCCGATGCTCAAATACGAGGACGCAACCCCCCACTTCGAGATTCCTCCGGGCGACCGTGGCTACGGCGGCGGCACCATCATCCAGGCTGATCCCGAAACCATCGCGGCCAAGACCATCAAGCGCTAG
- a CDS encoding Fe-S-containing hydro-lyase: MAEYNLQTPLTDEALTKLKAGDVVKLTGTIHTARDAAHKRLIDLLDKGEPLPFDLKGSVIYYVGPSPAPPGRPIGSAGPTTSYRMDTYAPRLHSLGCKASVGKGKRSDAVKQALKDHTAVYFGATGGAGALLSKCITAAKVIAFDELGPEAIRELTVVDFPLLVINDSHGGELYVHPDRKAAGLE, encoded by the coding sequence ATGGCCGAATACAATTTGCAGACTCCGCTGACGGACGAGGCCCTGACCAAACTCAAGGCCGGTGACGTGGTCAAGCTGACGGGAACCATCCATACGGCGCGCGACGCGGCCCACAAGCGCCTCATCGACCTGCTGGACAAGGGCGAGCCCCTCCCTTTTGACCTCAAGGGCTCGGTCATCTACTACGTGGGCCCAAGCCCCGCGCCTCCCGGCCGCCCCATCGGTTCGGCCGGGCCGACCACCAGCTACCGCATGGACACCTACGCCCCGCGTCTGCATTCCCTCGGCTGCAAGGCCTCGGTGGGCAAGGGCAAGAGGAGCGACGCGGTCAAGCAGGCCCTGAAAGATCACACGGCCGTGTATTTCGGGGCCACGGGCGGGGCCGGAGCGCTCCTGTCCAAGTGCATCACGGCGGCCAAGGTCATCGCCTTCGACGAACTCGGGCCGGAGGCCATCCGCGAACTGACCGTGGTGGATTTTCCGCTCTTGGTCATCAACGATTCCCACGGCGGTGAATTGTACGTGCATCCCGATCGCAAGGCGGCGGGGTTGGAATAG
- a CDS encoding succinate dehydrogenase/fumarate reductase cytochrome b subunit, with product MSVDATMHVVRPGRRDAYLDWLQMLTGAGLVLFIAFHTLLTASIIFGAGALDGVAGALEALHLDTLAHIFVPILFFMHFVIAARKIPFRFEGQEAIWRNARLLNHRDTWLWIVQAGSAMIILVLGAIHMWTNINDTAILAATSTVRVQSGGWLIFYLVLIPLVQLHVFIGVYRIGVKWGFITDATRPKVVKILTIAFGCVLAIALIALARYATMTV from the coding sequence ATGTCCGTTGATGCCACCATGCATGTCGTGCGTCCGGGACGCCGGGATGCGTATCTCGACTGGCTCCAGATGCTTACCGGAGCCGGGCTGGTCCTTTTCATCGCCTTCCACACGCTGCTGACCGCGTCCATCATTTTCGGCGCCGGGGCCCTCGACGGGGTGGCCGGTGCGCTGGAAGCCCTGCATCTCGACACCCTGGCCCACATTTTTGTGCCCATCCTGTTTTTCATGCATTTCGTCATCGCCGCGCGCAAGATCCCGTTCCGGTTCGAAGGACAGGAAGCAATCTGGCGCAACGCGCGTCTGCTGAACCACCGCGACACCTGGCTCTGGATCGTGCAGGCGGGATCGGCCATGATCATCCTGGTCCTTGGCGCCATCCACATGTGGACCAACATCAACGACACGGCCATCCTGGCCGCCACCTCCACGGTCCGGGTCCAGAGCGGCGGCTGGCTTATCTTCTATCTGGTGCTCATCCCGCTGGTGCAGCTGCATGTCTTTATCGGCGTGTACAGGATCGGGGTCAAATGGGGCTTCATCACCGACGCCACGCGCCCGAAAGTCGTGAAGATCCTGACCATCGCCTTTGGCTGTGTCCTGGCAATCGCCCTTATCGCATTGGCCCGCTACGCCACCATGACCGTCTAA
- a CDS encoding fumarate hydratase, whose amino-acid sequence MRTLNATQVIDTVAKMCIDSNRYLPDDLRRRFAECAALEESPAAKEVFRQLTENYELAEETGLPLCQDTGLAVFFVEMGEDLRVEGMNIREAINEGVRKGYAEGFLRKSACDPLTRANTKDNTPAIVHFDIVPGDKLKIAFMAKGGGSENMSRVTMLAPAQGWAGIKKFVIERVAEAGPNPCPPTVVGIGVGGTFDYAPILAKKALLRRLDDVNPDPKLAAMEEELLEALNKLGIGPMGLGGKTTCLGVKIAMSPCHIASLPLAVNIQCHSSRHQEVEI is encoded by the coding sequence ATGCGGACGCTGAACGCCACCCAAGTCATCGATACCGTGGCCAAGATGTGCATCGACTCCAACCGCTACCTGCCGGACGATCTGCGTCGGCGGTTCGCCGAGTGCGCGGCCCTGGAAGAATCCCCGGCGGCAAAGGAAGTCTTTCGCCAACTGACCGAAAATTATGAACTGGCAGAGGAAACGGGGCTGCCCCTGTGTCAGGACACGGGTCTTGCCGTCTTCTTCGTGGAGATGGGCGAGGACCTGCGCGTCGAGGGCATGAACATCCGCGAGGCCATCAACGAGGGCGTGCGCAAGGGCTACGCCGAGGGCTTTTTGCGCAAGTCAGCCTGTGACCCGCTGACCCGCGCCAACACCAAGGACAACACTCCGGCCATCGTCCACTTCGACATCGTGCCCGGCGACAAACTCAAGATTGCCTTCATGGCCAAGGGCGGCGGCAGCGAGAACATGTCCCGAGTGACCATGCTCGCCCCGGCCCAGGGCTGGGCCGGCATCAAGAAGTTCGTCATCGAGCGCGTGGCCGAGGCCGGTCCCAACCCCTGCCCGCCCACCGTGGTCGGCATCGGCGTGGGCGGCACCTTCGACTACGCCCCCATCCTGGCCAAGAAGGCCCTGCTGCGCAGACTCGACGACGTGAATCCCGACCCCAAGCTCGCCGCCATGGAAGAGGAACTCCTCGAAGCCCTCAACAAACTCGGCATCGGGCCCATGGGCCTGGGCGGCAAGACCACGTGTCTGGGCGTCAAGATCGCCATGAGCCCCTGCCACATCGCGAGCCTGCCCCTGGCCGTGAACATCCAGTGTCATTCCTCCAGACACCAGGAGGTGGAAATCTGA
- a CDS encoding class I SAM-dependent rRNA methyltransferase: MNQQRAEHGAKALSGLKRPAGIRGVIFPVDAFHGFSYVLLSLRARGAQDFTARVIPMRSKEIIVDPQLIIVAGREKSLLRRHPWIFSGAVATVKGRPVSGQTVDVLGQNGQWLARASFSPKSQIMGRVWTFDAGEAIDGDFFLRRILQSVGRRKDFENASNALRLVHSESDGLPGLILDRYAGVLVFQLLTAGMEFWRDAIVGALRNLFPEDAILERSDVDVRAKEGLAARTVVVHGRIPEQVGIHENGVKYLVDVQGGHKTGFYLDQRDSRLAVARASGGREVLNCFSYTGGFGLAALGGGAAHVTQLDASAPALDLAERNREANGFAPGSMDTVCGDAFQILRDWHREKRTFDLIVLDPPKFVDSKASLNRACRGYKDINLSALRLLNPGGRLFTFSCSGLMEDSLFQKIVSDAALDAGRTGRIIYRLTQAGDHPVSLAFPEGAYLKGLEVLVD, translated from the coding sequence ATGAACCAGCAGCGCGCAGAGCACGGAGCCAAGGCATTGTCGGGCTTGAAACGGCCGGCTGGGATACGGGGGGTGATTTTTCCCGTGGACGCCTTCCACGGCTTTTCCTATGTCTTGCTCAGCCTGCGCGCCCGCGGCGCGCAGGACTTCACCGCGCGGGTCATCCCCATGCGCAGCAAGGAAATCATCGTGGACCCACAACTCATCATCGTCGCGGGGCGGGAAAAATCTCTGCTCAGGCGTCATCCCTGGATCTTTTCCGGTGCCGTGGCCACTGTCAAGGGCAGACCTGTATCCGGGCAGACCGTCGATGTTCTGGGGCAGAACGGACAATGGCTGGCCAGGGCCTCTTTTTCACCCAAATCGCAGATCATGGGTCGGGTTTGGACTTTTGATGCCGGGGAGGCCATCGACGGGGATTTCTTTTTGCGCCGCATTCTTCAGTCGGTCGGCAGGAGAAAGGATTTTGAGAACGCAAGCAATGCGCTGCGCCTGGTTCATTCCGAATCCGACGGGTTGCCCGGACTGATTCTGGACCGTTACGCCGGAGTTCTCGTTTTCCAGCTGCTTACCGCAGGCATGGAATTCTGGCGTGACGCCATTGTCGGGGCATTGCGGAACCTTTTCCCCGAAGACGCCATCCTTGAGCGCTCGGACGTGGATGTGCGGGCCAAGGAAGGGCTGGCCGCAAGGACAGTGGTCGTGCACGGCCGGATTCCCGAGCAGGTCGGGATTCATGAAAACGGCGTGAAATATCTGGTCGACGTGCAGGGCGGTCACAAGACCGGCTTCTATCTGGATCAGCGCGACAGCCGTCTGGCCGTGGCCCGGGCCTCCGGGGGGCGCGAGGTGCTGAACTGCTTCTCCTACACCGGCGGTTTCGGTCTGGCCGCGCTCGGTGGCGGGGCGGCGCACGTGACCCAGCTCGATGCCTCGGCCCCGGCCCTGGACTTGGCCGAACGCAACCGGGAAGCCAACGGTTTTGCGCCCGGGAGCATGGACACGGTTTGCGGCGACGCATTTCAGATTCTGCGCGACTGGCACAGGGAAAAACGCACCTTCGACCTCATCGTCCTCGACCCGCCCAAATTCGTCGATTCCAAGGCCAGCCTGAACCGCGCCTGCCGGGGCTACAAGGACATCAACCTGAGCGCCTTGCGGCTCCTGAATCCCGGAGGACGGCTTTTCACCTTCTCCTGCTCCGGCCTCATGGAAGATTCCCTGTTCCAGAAAATCGTGTCCGACGCCGCCCTGGACGCAGGCCGCACCGGCCGCATAATCTACCGCCTGACCCAGGCCGGCGACCATCCCGTCTCCCTGGCCTTTCCGGAAGGAGCCTACCTGAAGGGGCTTGAGGTGCTGGTGGACTGA